A stretch of DNA from Candidatus Eisenbacteria bacterium:
GATCTCTTCTCCGATCTGGAGAAGGAACTGGACGGCCGGGCGGACCTGCCGCCGCCGGAAAGGATCCTGCAGGCCGCCGAAGAGAGCGGCGCCGACCTGATCCTCCTGCAGGTGGGTCGTTTCCCCTATCTCCTCCGGGGCGAACGGGTGCTCCGCGCCCTACCGGGCGTCATCGGCGAGGGGGACCTGGCGGGGATCGCCGGCGCGCTCGGCGCCGCGGGCGGCAACGGAAGAAAGGGGCGCTCCTTCCGTCTTATCGGCGACGGGGGGAACGGCTTCCTCGCTTTCCGCCGCATGGACGCGCCCCCTTCCCTGCAGGAGATCAACCTCTCCCCCGGAGCCGCGGAAACGCTCCTCCGTCTTCCGCCGGGGCTTTTCCTCCTCGTCGCCGAACCGGCCGGCGCGCGGAGGCTTCTCTACGACGCGGTGCTTCATCATCTGGGGCTGCGCGGCGAACTGGTGGTGATGGCGGACCGTTCCGCCGCCCCCGAGGAGAAGGGGCTCTTTCTCGCGCCCGCCGACGATCCGGAACGGAATCGCCGCGCCTCGTGGGAGAAAATGCTCGCCGCCCTCCCGGGCGCCCGGGCCGCCCTTCCGGAGATCCGGAAGAGGCGCGACGCCCTCCTCGCCCTCGACCTGGCCCGCGCCGGCCACGCCGTCGTCGCACCGCTGCCGGGACGGAACGGCGCCGAGGCGCTGCTTCGCGCCGCTTCCTGGTTCCGCGAGGACGGTTCGCTCCGCTCCGCCGCCTCCCTCATCGCCGGCGTGGCGGCCCTGCAGATCCACTCCGCCGGACCGGGCCGGACCGCTCCCGTCACCTCCCTGGCCGCCTGGAACGACGAGGCGGCGGCGGCGCTCGCCGCAGAGGACGGCGCGGCGCTCGCGGCGGCGCTGGAGCGCTCCGCGGGCGACGAGGGATTCCGGGGCTCCATCGCCCGCCTGGAGCGCGCCCATGGGCTGGAAAAAAGCGAGGCCGATCGAATCGCCTCGCTTCTTCCCGTCTAAACTGTAAGCGTCGAATCGAACCGCGCGGTCCCTACCGCTCCACCACCTCTTCCTGCAGGCGGACCAGCACCACGTTCCCTTCCGGCGGGGAGCGGAAATAATCGAACATCTCCTGCAGCTGGCCGGCCACCTCCACCGCCAGTTCGGACTCGCTGATCGAGTATTCGGTGTCGCACTCCACCCGCTCCAGGCCCCGCTGGAAGTCGATCTCCACCCGGCCGAGAGGCTTCCGCCAGCTCAGATCCTCCGGAATGGAGACCACGGCGTATCCCTCGGGGATGGTGAAGAGGGTCGACTCCTTGCCGCGCTCCTGGAAGGCGAGCCGGATCGGGTTCCGCCGCGCCTCCGGTTTTACGTCGAACATCTGGGTCGGCCGGACACCGGAGAAGAGCGAGGCGGGGATCAAGAGCGTGTCCCCCCGCTCCTCGATCATCTCCGGCGGGATCACGTACTCGAAGGTGTACTGATAGGGGAGATCGCGGTCCACGCCGAGGCTCTCCGCCTCCGACCAGGCCTGCACCCGGAACGACAAGGGATAGCGGAAGCCGTACCCCGCCTCTTCGGCGGGATCGGGGATGGACCGGAAGACGCTGCGGTGGAGCCGGTTCAACTCGCCACGGCAGGTGACCTCCACCGTCTTGCGCCAAATCCCCTCCTCGTCGCGTACGATCTCCCCGGTCGCGTTCCAGGAGTTCCGATTGTACGTGGAGATCGGGAGCTGCATCCAATCCGGTTCGCCGGTATTCGGATCCACCTCGTGGACCGGCAGCACGATCTGACCCTCGATTTCCGAAGGCGGATCCTCGATCCCCCCCCATCGGTCCGTCGGATCGAGCACGAAGGTCTCGCCGTCCGCGCGGGCGACCACCACCGCGTGATTGAACTGGATCAGCGCGGGGAATTCGATTCGTACCTGGCCGAAGTCCCGGGTGGCGACCACCCCGTAATCCGCGTCGATACCCGCCGTGCGGAGCATGCCGAGCAGGACGACCGCCAGGTCTTTCGTCGC
This window harbors:
- a CDS encoding DUF4388 domain-containing protein, which encodes MSGSDETRAGDAPEIRGSLRAVNLLDICQFFLLNGKSGTLRVSHRGGEGRLFFDGGRIINALDDRQGREGREAALGLFRVADGEFLFRVESVHERRRIEEDTENLLLEAARQLDEIRDALGPQGTEGDGPSAEEGLLEKRRKAEDLHDLFSDLEKELDGRADLPPPERILQAAEESGADLILLQVGRFPYLLRGERVLRALPGVIGEGDLAGIAGALGAAGGNGRKGRSFRLIGDGGNGFLAFRRMDAPPSLQEINLSPGAAETLLRLPPGLFLLVAEPAGARRLLYDAVLHHLGLRGELVVMADRSAAPEEKGLFLAPADDPERNRRASWEKMLAALPGARAALPEIRKRRDALLALDLARAGHAVVAPLPGRNGAEALLRAASWFREDGSLRSAASLIAGVAALQIHSAGPGRTAPVTSLAAWNDEAAAALAAEDGAALAAALERSAGDEGFRGSIARLERAHGLEKSEADRIASLLPV